One window of the bacterium genome contains the following:
- a CDS encoding CPBP family intramembrane metalloprotease: protein MRNDVRRTRLTLLAALAAPTLLGAIGVHGLGSLPATFLLYAAGGCVLVPWLLLGARFPAGRGGLPFAPKAARVWRGEVALAVLFGPVFLAIYAGVRPWLGPISDYRTRAAALGLDLGEPFAWLLLFAVFNPWLEEWWWRGQATPRCSAAFGRGPGLALVTGAFAAWHMVLLGALFPWPLMLARVVLIAAASLLWSHLALARGSWRATWVAHLAADLAMVALFVLVVMPR, encoded by the coding sequence TTGCGCAATGACGTGCGCCGCACACGCCTGACCCTGCTGGCCGCGCTCGCGGCGCCGACCCTGCTCGGCGCCATCGGCGTGCACGGCCTCGGGAGCCTGCCGGCGACATTCCTGCTCTACGCCGCGGGCGGCTGCGTGCTCGTCCCGTGGCTGCTGTTGGGTGCGCGGTTCCCTGCGGGACGCGGCGGCCTGCCCTTCGCACCGAAGGCTGCGCGCGTGTGGCGCGGCGAGGTGGCGCTCGCGGTGCTGTTCGGGCCGGTCTTCCTGGCGATCTACGCCGGGGTGCGGCCGTGGCTGGGACCGATCTCCGACTACCGGACCCGCGCCGCAGCGCTGGGCCTGGACCTGGGCGAGCCCTTCGCCTGGCTGCTGCTGTTCGCGGTCTTCAATCCCTGGCTCGAGGAATGGTGGTGGCGCGGGCAGGCCACGCCGCGCTGCAGCGCTGCGTTCGGCCGCGGTCCCGGCCTGGCCCTGGTGACCGGCGCCTTCGCCGCCTGGCACATGGTGCTGCTGGGCGCGCTGTTCCCGTGGCCGCTGATGCTGGCGCGCGTGGTGCTGATCGCCGCGGCATCGCTGTTGTGGTCGCACCTGGCGCTGGCGCGCGGCAGTTGGCGCGCAACCTGGGTCGCGCACCTGGCAGCCGACCTGGCGATGGTGGCGCTGTTCGTGCTCGTGGTGATGCCGCGCTGA
- a CDS encoding alkaline phosphatase: MRETLQQQRPGDRQAAPFAEPLLTGVPSLTDMARGALNVLDADPDGFFLMIEGGAVDWAAHDNQPGRLVEEVVGFAEAVAAVRRWIDANGGWERNLLLITADHETGYLTGPSPAEDPPASPPPSPAAPRRRESARTGVPFPEPRNAGACPWRRRGGNERLPGLAGHRDPVRGPYLDNTAIGLLLQDLAAR; encoded by the coding sequence GTGCGCGAGACCCTGCAGCAACAGCGGCCCGGCGACAGGCAGGCGGCGCCGTTCGCCGAACCGCTGCTGACCGGCGTGCCGTCGCTGACGGACATGGCCCGCGGCGCCCTCAACGTGCTGGACGCCGATCCGGACGGCTTCTTCCTGATGATCGAGGGCGGCGCCGTCGACTGGGCCGCGCACGATAACCAGCCCGGGCGGCTGGTCGAGGAAGTGGTTGGCTTTGCCGAGGCGGTGGCCGCCGTGCGGCGGTGGATCGACGCGAACGGCGGCTGGGAGCGAAACCTGCTGCTCATCACCGCCGATCACGAGACCGGTTACCTGACCGGTCCATCACCAGCCGAGGACCCGCCGGCTTCCCCGCCGCCCTCCCCTGCTGCGCCGCGGCGCCGGGAATCTGCCCGGACTGGAGTTCCATTCCCGGAACCACGCAATGCTGGTGCCTGCCCCTGGCGGCGCCGGGGCGGCAACGAACGCCTGCCGGGGCTGGCCGGACACCGCGATCCGGTGCGTGGGCCCTATCTCGACAACACGGCTATCGGGTTGCTGCTGCAGGACTTGGCGGCCCGCTAA
- a CDS encoding alkaline phosphatase — protein sequence MIADGCGFNHLRAGSFWRDDADLFTDWTDLPVSLAVSTYAEGGGYDPEQNWIEGPSARPATDSAAAITALTTGRKTINGHLAVDPAGAPILTIVQAMERGGRSTGLVTSVQIAHATPAGCVVNGEDRGRYLEISTEQLTRSGLDVLMGAGHPLFDRQGLPAKKSDYRYVGGEDTWQGLLAGTVGGDADGDGWPDPWRLVEEPAAFAAWPRVRRPRGCSAWRACARPCSNSGPATGRRRRSPNRC from the coding sequence ATGATCGCCGACGGCTGCGGCTTCAATCACCTGCGCGCCGGTTCATTCTGGCGCGATGACGCCGACCTGTTCACCGACTGGACCGACCTGCCGGTGAGCCTGGCCGTGAGCACCTATGCCGAGGGCGGCGGCTACGACCCCGAACAGAACTGGATCGAGGGACCCTCGGCGCGGCCGGCCACCGATTCGGCGGCCGCCATCACCGCATTGACCACCGGTCGCAAGACGATCAATGGGCACCTGGCGGTGGACCCCGCGGGCGCTCCGATCCTCACGATCGTCCAGGCGATGGAACGCGGCGGAAGATCGACCGGGCTGGTGACCAGCGTGCAGATCGCGCACGCCACGCCTGCCGGCTGCGTCGTCAACGGCGAGGATCGCGGCCGCTACCTCGAGATCTCCACCGAACAGCTGACGCGCAGCGGGCTCGACGTGCTCATGGGCGCGGGCCACCCGCTGTTCGACCGGCAGGGCCTGCCGGCAAAGAAGAGCGACTACCGCTATGTGGGCGGCGAGGACACCTGGCAGGGCCTGCTGGCGGGCACCGTGGGCGGCGATGCCGACGGCGACGGCTGGCCCGACCCGTGGCGCCTCGTCGAGGAACCGGCCGCGTTCGCCGCCTGGCCGAGGGTCCGGCGCCCGCGCGGGTGCTCGGCGTGGCGCGCGTGCGCGAGACCCTGCAGCAACAGCGGCCCGGCGACAGGCAGGCGGCGCCGTTCGCCGAACCGCTGCTGA
- a CDS encoding antibiotic biosynthesis monooxygenase: MNPTDIHVIIRYRAQPGQAETALRELAALVAVVRREERDCTGIIIVQRDEDPCDFTLLETWTSREAYAGPHLQTPHIQAFKARAGGFMAGAPEITYWREGCRV; this comes from the coding sequence ATGAACCCGACCGACATCCACGTCATCATCCGCTACCGTGCCCAGCCCGGGCAGGCGGAGACGGCCCTGCGCGAGCTGGCGGCGCTGGTGGCCGTCGTGCGCCGCGAGGAGCGCGACTGCACCGGCATCATCATCGTGCAGCGCGACGAGGACCCCTGCGACTTCACGCTGCTCGAGACCTGGACCAGCCGCGAGGCCTACGCCGGGCCCCACCTGCAGACGCCGCACATCCAGGCCTTCAAGGCGCGCGCGGGCGGGTTCATGGCCGGGGCGCCGGAGATCACCTACTGGCGCGAGGGCTGCCGCGTCTGA
- a CDS encoding radical SAM protein → MNEYESFGWREDEYLAANPDVKAAVERGIVRDGYHHYLLLGRFRGNAGGGFGKELSGTTRLCLDPWINAEFTVEGELKPCCNYFRGAALGDGADVAAAHNDPLFREVRHRLLSGDLSHECTRCHIREKVPTEQLIADVYAKLGDDAHLLEGGKLETVRVDVTQECNLRCVYCALSAPWAKPGKDMSDEVLAKVARFIDAYPNLQDVGVNGHGETTHHPRWREFCEQLLAQGAPLSVITNLGRRYDEAEIDTLSRFTLIQISLDTADEELLKRIRRKVDLSRILANMTQIRLRALLTARRAPVFAFSCGLYDKSISRLDTFAGLAVTMGVRNITFWDLMKYPDVPGAETVRPLRELDDEELRRGLATFDRAMAILKMYRINVTVAGNFIDPLRARLTEAAGGGGGGGGGGGGGGGGGGGGGGGGGGPGAPGAGGGPGGGGGGPPGAPPGARRGGGPSPRGRPRGPRWAGPGRRRRGRRGPGAGGGRRGRRRGGGRGAAPRGGAAAGGPARPRRGRPRRRGPGGSAGGAPGPPAGAGPRGRRGGARPGRGRRPRPAGGARPGGAPPGRGRRRGGGGGGGGGGAAGAARRPAGAGGGPRGGRGGGRRPAAGRGPRGPRRGPAFSGRGRGGRGRRPRGPRPARAFAGGARGPGGAGRARGGAGVAPGPPAACAGGPPRPRGGRGRCAMTCAAHA, encoded by the coding sequence GTGAACGAATACGAGAGCTTCGGCTGGCGCGAGGACGAGTACCTGGCGGCCAATCCGGACGTGAAGGCCGCCGTCGAACGCGGCATCGTCCGCGACGGCTACCACCACTACCTGCTGCTGGGTCGCTTCCGCGGCAATGCCGGCGGCGGCTTCGGCAAGGAGCTGTCGGGAACGACCCGGCTCTGCCTGGATCCGTGGATCAATGCGGAGTTCACCGTCGAGGGCGAGTTGAAGCCCTGCTGCAACTACTTCCGCGGCGCCGCGCTGGGCGACGGCGCCGACGTTGCGGCCGCGCACAACGATCCCCTCTTCCGCGAAGTGCGCCATCGCCTCCTGTCGGGCGACCTGAGCCACGAGTGCACGCGCTGCCACATCCGCGAGAAGGTCCCGACCGAGCAGCTCATCGCCGACGTCTACGCCAAGCTGGGCGATGACGCGCACCTGCTCGAGGGCGGCAAGCTGGAGACCGTGCGCGTGGACGTGACCCAGGAATGCAACCTGCGCTGCGTGTACTGTGCGCTCAGTGCGCCGTGGGCCAAGCCGGGCAAGGACATGAGCGACGAGGTGCTGGCGAAGGTGGCGCGGTTCATCGACGCGTACCCGAACCTGCAGGATGTCGGTGTCAACGGCCACGGCGAGACCACGCACCACCCGCGCTGGCGGGAGTTCTGCGAGCAGCTGCTGGCGCAGGGCGCGCCGCTGTCGGTGATCACCAACCTCGGACGGCGCTACGACGAGGCGGAGATCGACACGCTGTCGCGGTTCACGCTCATCCAGATCAGCCTCGATACCGCCGACGAGGAACTGCTGAAGCGCATCCGGCGCAAGGTCGACCTGAGCCGCATCCTGGCGAACATGACCCAGATCCGGCTGCGCGCCCTGCTCACGGCGCGGCGGGCGCCGGTCTTCGCCTTCAGCTGCGGTTTGTACGACAAGAGCATCTCGCGCCTGGACACGTTCGCCGGCCTGGCCGTGACCATGGGCGTGCGCAACATCACCTTCTGGGACCTGATGAAGTACCCGGACGTGCCCGGCGCCGAGACGGTGCGGCCCCTGCGCGAGCTGGACGACGAGGAACTGCGGCGCGGACTGGCCACCTTCGACCGCGCCATGGCCATCCTGAAGATGTACCGTATCAACGTGACGGTGGCCGGCAACTTCATCGATCCGCTTCGCGCGCGGTTGACCGAGGCGGCGGGCGGGGGGGGGGGGGGGGGGGGGGGGGGGGGGGGGGGGGGGGGGGGGGGGGGGGGGGGGGGGGGGGGGGGGGGGGGGCCGGGCGCCCCCGGCGCCGGGGGGGGCCCCGGGGGCGGCGGGGGCGGGCCGCCGGGCGCCCCCCCGGGGGCCCGGCGGGGGGGGGGGCCTTCCCCTCGCGGCCGCCCGCGGGGGCCCCGTTGGGCGGGGCCGGGGCGCCGCCGGCGGGGGCGGCGGGGGCCGGGGGCCGGGGGGGGGCGCCGGGGGCGCCGGCGGGGGGGGGGGCGCGGGGCCGCCCCGCGGGGCGGGGCGGCGGCGGGGGGCCCGGCCCGGCCGCGCCGGGGCCGGCCGCGCCGGCGGGGGCCGGGGGGTTCCGCGGGGGGGGCGCCGGGCCCGCCCGCGGGCGCGGGGCCCCGCGGGCGGCGGGGGGGGGCCCGGCCGGGGCGGGGCCGCCGGCCCCGGCCCGCCGGGGGGGCGCGGCCGGGCGGGGCGCCGCCCGGCCGGGGGCGCCGCCGGGGGGGGGGGGGGGGCGGGGGGGGGGGGGGGGCGGCCGGGGCGGCCCGCCGCCCCGCGGGCGCGGGGGGGGGGCCCCGGGGGGGCCGCGGGGGGGGCCGCCGCCCGGCCGCGGGCCGGGGGCCCCGCGGCCCGCGGCGCGGCCCCGCCTTCTCCGGGCGCGGCCGGGGGGGCCGCGGGCGCCGCCCCCGGGGCCCGCGGCCGGCCCGTGCCTTTGCCGGCGGGGCGCGGGGGCCGGGCGGGGCGGGCCGGGCCCGCGGCGGGGCGGGGGTCGCGCCGGGGCCGCCGGCGGCCTGTGCGGGGGGCCCCCCCCGGCCGCGGGGGGGGCGTGGCCGTTGCGCAATGACGTGCGCCGCACACGCCTGA
- a CDS encoding T9SS type A sorting domain-containing protein yields the protein MKNIILRAPLLALVALLGLGLAAPAGAATITIVNADGAGEGFNDPTPVAQVGGNTGTTRGQQRLIAFQFAADVWGAILPSTVTIKITASFDPLTCTSTSAVLGSAGARQAFWDFAGAPQASTVYPVALANKLAGVDLAPGASNSSADDIQARFNVSVDDATCLGTSGWYYGLDGNNGADIDLVVVLLHEFGHGLGFASFVNSSTGSLFNGLQDVYSQFLFDNTVGLHWPDMTNGQRAASAINPLNVVFTGPQAVNDAGNLLGYASELLVSAPANVAGSYFVGDASFGPTVASSPVSGDVVLVVDSTIPTADGCEAITNAAALAGNIALIDRGICSFAAKVQAAQDAGAIGVIVVNNVAGPAASMGGASATITIPSIMVSQADGNLLKAELANGLFASIQTSATRRAGTDDLGRPLVYTPNPLQQGSSVSHWDVSALPNLLMEPAINSDLAHNGVDLTLAAFRDLGWFFGASPVPGAGSRWALRQNAPNPFNPSTTISFTLAEAGATELQVFNVRGQNVRKLVAGGLEAGDHSVTWDGRDDSGARVPSGVYFYKLTSGSFEGLQRMVLLK from the coding sequence ATGAAGAACATCATCCTGCGGGCGCCCCTGCTCGCGCTCGTCGCGTTGTTGGGCCTGGGCCTGGCCGCACCGGCCGGGGCCGCCACCATCACCATCGTGAACGCCGACGGCGCCGGCGAGGGGTTCAACGACCCCACGCCCGTGGCGCAGGTCGGCGGCAATACGGGCACGACGCGCGGCCAGCAGCGGCTGATCGCGTTCCAGTTCGCGGCCGACGTGTGGGGCGCGATCCTGCCCAGCACCGTCACGATCAAGATCACCGCCTCGTTCGATCCGCTCACCTGCACGTCGACCAGCGCCGTGCTGGGCTCGGCCGGAGCGCGGCAGGCGTTCTGGGATTTCGCCGGCGCCCCGCAGGCGTCGACGGTGTATCCGGTCGCCCTGGCGAACAAGCTGGCCGGCGTCGACCTGGCGCCCGGCGCCTCGAACTCGAGCGCCGACGACATCCAGGCGCGCTTCAACGTCAGTGTCGATGATGCCACCTGCCTGGGTACCTCGGGCTGGTACTACGGTCTTGACGGCAACAACGGCGCCGACATCGACCTGGTCGTGGTGCTGCTCCACGAGTTCGGCCACGGACTGGGCTTCGCCAGCTTCGTCAACAGCTCGACGGGCAGCCTGTTCAACGGCCTGCAGGACGTCTACTCGCAGTTCCTGTTCGACAACACGGTCGGGCTCCACTGGCCCGACATGACCAACGGGCAGCGCGCCGCCTCGGCCATCAACCCTCTGAACGTGGTCTTCACCGGGCCGCAGGCCGTCAACGATGCGGGCAACCTGCTCGGCTATGCCTCGGAACTGCTGGTCAGCGCGCCGGCGAACGTGGCCGGTTCGTACTTCGTGGGCGATGCCTCGTTCGGCCCGACGGTTGCCAGCAGCCCGGTCAGCGGCGATGTCGTCCTGGTGGTCGACAGCACCATCCCGACGGCCGACGGCTGCGAGGCGATCACGAACGCGGCGGCACTTGCCGGAAACATTGCGCTGATCGACCGCGGCATCTGCTCGTTCGCGGCCAAGGTGCAGGCGGCGCAGGACGCCGGCGCCATCGGCGTCATCGTCGTCAACAACGTGGCCGGCCCCGCCGCGAGCATGGGCGGCGCCAGCGCCACAATCACGATCCCCTCGATCATGGTCAGCCAGGCCGACGGCAACCTGCTCAAGGCGGAACTGGCCAACGGGCTGTTCGCCTCGATCCAGACCAGCGCCACCCGGCGGGCGGGCACCGACGACCTTGGCCGTCCGCTCGTCTACACGCCGAACCCGCTGCAGCAGGGATCGTCGGTGTCGCACTGGGACGTCAGCGCCCTGCCCAACCTGTTGATGGAACCGGCGATCAACAGCGACCTCGCCCACAACGGCGTGGACCTGACGCTGGCGGCCTTCCGCGACCTCGGCTGGTTCTTCGGCGCCTCGCCGGTGCCGGGAGCCGGCTCGCGCTGGGCGCTGCGCCAGAACGCGCCGAATCCGTTCAATCCCAGCACGACCATCAGCTTCACGCTGGCCGAGGCCGGTGCCACCGAACTGCAGGTGTTCAACGTGCGCGGGCAGAACGTGCGCAAGCTGGTGGCCGGCGGCCTCGAGGCCGGCGACCACAGCGTCACCTGGGACGGGCGCGACGACAGCGGCGCGCGCGTGCCCTCGGGCGTGTACTTCTACAAGCTCACCTCGGGCAGCTTCGAAGGGCTGCAGCGCATGGTGCTGTTGAAGTAG